ATCGAAGAACAGACTGGGTTGTCAGATTTACTGCTGGGAGTATGAACCAGGTATATGGAGCCCAACTAGTGAAGAGTAAAGaagatggattctaatctctcggGTAGACATCTACCCGATTcttgcatgtcaactaaatgattatgaaaaaatttcaaaaaaaattacaagatatattaatatgtaatatatcacttcacaaacatgcaagtttaaattcgacttttataagttgtaacaaaaataacaaattaaactctaactagtatacgtatattcatagtcaaatttgttatttttgttataacttgtagaagtcgaatttgaacttgcatgtttgtgaaatgatatattacatgttaaactatcatgttaatttttttgaaaattttttataaccatttagatgacatgaaAAAAACGGATGGACGTCCACCTGAGTGTTTAAAACAGTTTTCCCACAAACTACACACTAACAtgaaagcagaaaaaaaaaggaacagttTTTTATCTGAACCAAGGAAAGAAATTTCTGTTGCACCATGACGTGGAAAGTAAGTGTGTGTTGTGTGAAGTGTGAACGAGTCAGTCAATGCAGTCAACACTAACAAACCCCACACTGTATCTACTAGTcttcgtcgtcctcgtcctcgggCTTTCCTAGTCCTTGCCGCGACGAAATCAGCACATGCCACTCACAGAATCGGTCTTGCAGTCCACTACTCTTCTGGGAATTTGGCGTGAAATCCACCGCGCGACGCGGACGCAATCCCAACAACTACAGAGAAATCGCAACGCGCAGCCGCGCAGCGCAGTCGCAATTTCTCAGTACATCACCACGCCATCTGGTAGTGAAGACACGGCGAGTGACTCGATCGACTGGACTGCGAAGAACGCTTGTGTGCAGCGACGCGCGAATTTCCGGGGATTTGTTGCTGCCACCTACCGGCCGGAGTCCATGGAGGCAGCACTACTAGTCCACTACTACCACCGTACTATCTACTACTATGAAGTATTATAAACGAGCGAGCAGTTTACTctgcagtcgccgccgtccccgatAGGGACAAAATGGCGGGGAATCCTGTCAGGTCTGGAAATTTGCATGAATTCTTCCCGACGCGACGCAGACGCGGCGAGAAATTTCCCAAACGCGGGAATGATCGCTAATAAATCAGCATAATTTGCTAGTGAAGTTCAAGAAAACAAGCACCTGACTAGCAAAGCAAATACTTCAGATTTATACGCGTATGAGGGTACTAATGGTTGACGGTGACGCCtggcggcgagctccggcgccggccacctcaccggcagcggaggaggcggagttCCTCTGGGAGCTCCGCAAGTACGTCCTGCTTCTGGCCACGCTCGCCGCCACGGTCACCTACACGGCGGGGCTGGACCCGCCGGGCGGGTTCTGGACGGACAACGTGggcgagctcctcgccggcgacccgGTGCTCCAGAAGACCTACCCTGGCCGCTACAAGGCCTTCTTCTACTGCAACGCTACCGCGTTCGTCGCCTCCCTCGTCATCGtcaacctcctcctcgtccgcttcctgtgccgccgccggtggtggctgCGCGCGCTCCAGGCCGCGATGATACTCGACATGTTCGGCCTCATGGGGGCCTacgccgccggcagcagcagGGAGGCGGCCATGTCCGCCTACATCCTCGTTCTCGTCATCTTGGTCTGCTCCTACGTCTCCGCCCATGTCCTGCTCTACGGGCTGACGACGGCGCAGGTGAGCGCGCCGGACGCGCCGGAGCGGGTGGAGCGCGCGCGCAAGTACCTGCTCATCTTCGCGACTCTGGCGGCGACCGTGGCGTACCAAGCCGGGCTGAGCACGCCGGGCGGATTCTGGCTAGGCAGCCTTGAGAACCagcacctcgccggcgacccCATGCTCCGCGGCAACCACCCGTACTGATTCATGGTGTTCTTCTACTTCAACACCACGGCGTTCGTCGCGTCGCTGGTCACCATCATGCTGCTCATGAGCAGGACCGTGTCGCGCCACGGGTTCAGGTCGAGCGCGCTCTGGGTGTGCGTGGGCGCGGCCATGGTCGGGCTCATGggcgccttcgccgccggcagctGCCGCAGCTTCAAGACGTCCATCTACGTCATCGCGTTGGTGGGCGCCGTCCTGCTCTACATTGCTATCCAGTTCATGGTGTTCATCAGCGAGCCCGTGAAGGATTGGCTCCACCGTGCTGGAGAGACGCTGCAAAAGTGCTTGAAATTGGATGAACTGGAGCAGCGAAATCAGCAGCAGATCACACTATCCAACCAAGGCAATGGCGACGCCTACCTTCTTCTCAAGAAATCTCGCATGTACTTGCTCCTGCTTGGGATTCTCGCGGCGAGCGTCACATACCAAGCAGGACTGAACCCGCCGGGAGGCTTCTGGCAAAGCGATGGCACCGACGGATACCGCCATTACCTCGCCGGCGATCCGGTTCTTCACATCACGTATCACCGGCGATACATGGTGTTCTTCTACTCCAACGCCACCGCCTTCATCGCGTCGCTGgtcatcctcatcctcctcttGAGCAACATGATCAGCACGCAGGGGATCAAGTACTGTGCGCTGCAGGTCGCCATGATTCTGAACTTGTTTGGCCTGATCGGAGCTTACGCCGCTGGGAGCTGCAGGCAGGCGTCCAAATCCGTGTACGTCTCGGTTCTTGTTTTGCCGGTGTTTCTCTATGTTGGTATCCATGTCTTGGTGTTCATGCTCGAAGTGTCTCCGACATGGGCGACATGGCGAGTAGAAGTGAGGGAGAAGCTGAAGCAATGTATGCCTGAATGGCTCAAGAATCTGCTTGAGTTGGAGAAGCAtgtcgaggaggaagaggaagagtgGAAGCTGGAGAAGAGGCGAAAGCTCCTACTCCTCGTTGCGATTCTTGCAGCAAGCCTCACCTACGAAGCAGGCATGAACCCACCGGGTGGTTTCTGGCAGGAGAAGAAGTCCGGCCATGTCGGTGACCCGGTGCTCAACAACGACAACTACCGGCACCGCTACCTGGCGTTCTTCTTCTGCAACACCACGGCGTTCGTCGCGTCCTTGGCCATCATCATGCTGCTGGTGAACCGGAAGCTCTCGGCGAGAGGAATCCGGTCGTACGCGCTGCGGGTGTGCGTGATCCTTGTCCTCGTCGGGCTCATgggggccttcgccgccggcagctGCAGGAAGGTGAAGACGTCCATCTATGTCTTCGTCTTGGTCCTCGCCGTTCTGCTCTGCATCGCGTTCCAGGTCGCACTGGTCGTGTCGGGGTCGCTGCGACGTCTCGTCAACAGCCTCCTCTCCAAGCTAGGGGCGCCGCTTGAGGAGGACGCCGGTGAGCGGCTGCCGCACAcggccgccgacggcggcgacggcgagcctcGCGATCTCTGGGACGAGAAGCTCCCCAAATACTTGCTGCTCCTCGCAGCGCTCGCGGCGGCCGTCACCTACCAAGCCGCGATGAGCCCGCCCGGTGGCCTCTGGGATGACGGCCAAACCGAGCACATCGTCGGTGACCCTGTTCTCCTGACCAACTATGCACGTCGCTACAAGGTCTTCTTCTACTGCAACGCGACGTCGTTCATGGCGTCGCTGGTGATAATGGTGTTGCTGCTGATCAAGAGGGTGAGCAACACCCAGCCGGCGCTCCTGGCGCTGCACGCCGCCATGATACTGGACCTGTTCGGCCTCATGGGCGTGTACGCCGCCGGGAGCTGCAGGAGGGTGACGACGTCGGCTTACATCTTGGCACTGCTCGTCGGGGTTTCGGCGTACATTGTTGTTCTTGTGGTGGTGTCCGTTGGTGTGGCGAGATGGATGAAGAAGGTGATGGACAAGGTGGGGGAGAAGCTCACACACTGCTTCTCCTTTGAAGATTTGTAGAGCCAAAGCCTGACTCGATGGCCCTGATGGATGGTGATCCTCTTTGTACAGTCACAACTCTGCCTGCAGAAGGAGGGTTTTTCCTAGGATTTGTACATAGTTCTATGTTGAATTTGATTTCCATATGTGTAGGAATTTCTAGTTTACTTGGTTTTTTTCATGTACATTGTAGTTTGTTTTTGAATTGTTGACAGCTTCTAGTTGCAATGCATGGAACCTTTTGTACTCATTGTACTAGCATAACTCGGATTAATTCTACTATACTACGTTTCATGTGGTTGGGAACTCTACCCTCcggcacggaaaacggaacggtccattagcgcgtaattaattaagtatttgctatttttttaaaaaatagatcaatatgatttttttaagtaactttcatatataaactttttgtaaaaaacacaccgtttagcagtttgaaaagcgtgcgcgcggaaaacgagggaggggGTTGGGAACAAGGTAGAATGAACACAGCCTAATAGAAGCACCGGATAGttactctttttttctttttgaataaTATCTTGTAACATAACTAATAAACTCTAAGAAATTTcccgtcaaaaaaaaacttcactAAGAAATTTACAATTATCTTGTAAGTAGTtccattaaaaagaaaaaaaaacattaccgACTACTGGACGGTTAAATTGATTAAGTATTGCTCATATAACAACTATTTTGCTACAAGAGGAAATAagtaaaacaaaaatgaaagaaCTGTTACATGGTCAACAATTTCTGTCCTACATCCTTTTCATGTCAATTGACATGAGTACAAGTACACTACTTCTAATTAGTAATTACACATGAAAAGATTTGGGAAATGTACAAAATCTATACACCCACCAGGGGCAGAAACCGTCAGACTAATTACGTATTGCCATCTACAACATAATGAATGAATGATCTTACCTACAAAATAGTCCTGGAATGGCCAAAAAAAACATCCATCGGCTGGTCGTTATGCTTTCTTGAGTTAAGAGTTAAGAGTGTTCCCTTTTGTTAATGACGTATTTACTGTACGTCTTCACTAAAAGCCCTGTAAATGAAGTCCCTGAACCTTTTGCAGTATTGCTTTGGATCAACAGCCGATATGGAGTTGGGATCATATTGCATGGATTTGTAGGCATGCTCAAGCTTCTTGCTGATATCATAGTCTTGTAGGATATCAATGATTCCAAAGAACAGGATAACGTCCTGGAATTCCCCTGTTGGTTCGCCAATGAGCTGGGATTCGCTTTCAGGATTCTTCACAACATTCTCCACCCTTGAGGGCATGCCAATCCCTAGCTTGACTGGTGCTTTTCTGCAAAATTATAAGTAGTGTGTTACTTCTTTGGAGTTGATATTTTTCTGTTTTAACTTTCAAAGTGCATATAATACAGACGTTGCTAATGCAGTATAAAGAAGGCTAGGTAGAACAGAGAAACTGCTGTTGTGAAAGCTTCTTTTGTGGTGTCCTGAAAGATGGAGCTTCTTCAGATGAAAGCAGTGGCACTTCTTTCTTTTTGAATGAACGAATTGTTGAAGAATAGCAGCTGATATATAGATGAAAAAGTTCACCACGTTCTAAAATCTTTAAGAAAACAATGTGTTTGCATTTTTGAAACATATATGATTGTATTTAACTGAAAATAGCCTATATAACCATGTTTTAGACGCAAATGCATCCTGAAAATACACTACcttttttcctcatcttcaAGAGCAGTTTGAGTTGTCTCGTTGTCAGGACTGCTGCTGTCTGTAACCAAGAAAAAAGTATTTTCAGGCCCATGACTTAAAATGCATCTCCTAAAAAATTTATAAGTATTCGAAACAATCACTATAGTGTGAACATATCTTTGCATCGGTCTTTGAAGTGAACGCCAACCAGAAGACTGTAATCCATAATTCTCTCTTGCTCCAGAAACTCACAATCTTTGTCCACTTGCCTGGTacgaaaaaacaaacaaatgattgcttgcatatatttttaaaaatgtcTGCTGACACAGATTGGCTTTGGAACCTCAAATATACTTTCCTTGTACTTTTTGGACAAATGAATTTTTAGt
This genomic window from Oryza sativa Japonica Group chromosome 12, ASM3414082v1 contains:
- the LOC4351469 gene encoding uncharacterized protein, with amino-acid sequence MVFFYFNTTAFVASLVTIMLLMSRTVSRHGFRSSALWVCVGAAMVGLMGAFAAGSCRSFKTSIYVIALVGAVLLYIAIQFMVFISEPVKDWLHRAGETLQKCLKLDELEQRNQQQITLSNQGNGDAYLLLKKSRMYLLLLGILAASVTYQAGLNPPGGFWQSDGTDGYRHYLAGDPVLHITYHRRYMVFFYSNATAFIASLVILILLLSNMISTQGIKYCALQVAMILNLFGLIGAYAAGSCRQASKSVYVSVLVLPVFLYVGIHVLVFMLEVSPTWATWRVEVREKLKQCMPEWLKNLLELEKHVEEEEEEWKLEKRRKLLLLVAILAASLTYEAGMNPPGGFWQEKKSGHVGDPVLNNDNYRHRYLAFFFCNTTAFVASLAIIMLLVNRKLSARGIRSYALRVCVILVLVGLMGAFAAGSCRKVKTSIYVFVLVLAVLLCIAFQVALVVSGSLRRLVNSLLSKLGAPLEEDAGERLPHTAADGGDGEPRDLWDEKLPKYLLLLAALAAAVTYQAAMSPPGGLWDDGQTEHIVGDPVLLTNYARRYKVFFYCNATSFMASLVIMVLLLIKRVSNTQPALLALHAAMILDLFGLMGVYAAGSCRRVTTSAYILALLVGVSAYIVVLVVVSVGVARWMKKVMDKVGEKLTHCFSFEDL
- the LOC136354867 gene encoding uncharacterized protein, which produces MRVLMVDGDAWRRAPAPATSPAAEEAEFLWELRKYVLLLATLAATVTYTAGLDPPGGFWTDNVGELLAGDPVLQKTYPGRYKAFFYCNATAFVASLVIVNLLLVRFLCRRRWWLRALQAAMILDMFGLMGAYAAGSSREAAMSAYILVLVILVCSYVSAHVLLYGLTTAQVSAPDAPERVERARKYLLIFATLAATVAYQAGLSTPGGFWLGSLENQHLAGDPMLRGNHPY